GCTTGGGTGGGGGAAAATAAAAAAACGTAGTAAACAGAAGGTTAGTTAACATGTTTTTTGGCGAGTTCGGATACAGAATGGATGAGAAAGGCAGGATTCCCCTGCCGCCGCGTTTTAGGGCGCAATTGAAAGACGGGTTGGTTTTAATCCCCGGCGTAGACAGTTGCATCACGGCGTATACCATGCCCGAATGGGCAAAAATCTCCGAATCGCTTAACAGCAAAAACGGGATAACCCCCAGTAGGCTTAGACAGCTAAACAGGGCCTTGTTCTCCAATGCTTTTCATCTCAATGTTGACGGACAGGGTAGGATCAGCTTACCGGTGCAGTTAAGAGAGCACGCCGGAATTGAAGAAGAAGTAATTGTGGTCGGTGCCAACAATTATTTGGAATTATGGAATAAGGTTGCTTGGGAAAACGAAAAGGCCAGCAGCCGTGAAAAAATGTGGGATATTATCGAAAGCATGGAAGAGAACAGAGAGGCCGATAGGTGATGAGGTCGTATAAAGTACATGTTCCCGTTATGCTGCAAGAGGTTATCGACGGCTTAGCCGTACAACCCGGCGGGCGTTACATTGATTGTACCGCGGGAACCGGCGGACACTCCGCCGCAATAATGAAATACAGTTCCCCGGGCGGTCAGCTTTTGGGGATTGATGCCGATCCGATTGCGGTTGAGGCGGCACGCAAAAGGCTTGTCGGTTACGGTAATTCCGTTGTAATCGAAAACGATAACTTTGTTAATCTGGAAAAGGTTTGCAATAAATATGAATTCAAGCCGGTTCACGGCATATTATTGGATCTCGGCATTTCTTCGTTGCAACTCGACAGAAGCGGCCGGGGTTTCAGTTTCCAGTATGCCGCACCTTTGGATATGAGATTTAGCCCCGAGCAAGAGGTTACGGCGGCTGATATCGTTAATACTTATTCCGAAGAGGAACTGGCACGTATAATCAGAAACTACGGTGAAGAACCGAGAAGCAACCGAATTGCCGGGCGCATTGTCAGCGAGCGTCCGTTTACGACAACCGTAGAGCTGGCCAAAACAATCGAACGCGCGGTCGGGTTTAAAAGGGGCAAGATTCATCCGGCAACAAAAACGTTTCAGGCGTTAAGGATTGCGGTTAACGATGAACTCGCGCACCTTGAACAAACCTTAAAACAAGCCGTTAACCTGTTGGGTTACGGCGGCAGGCTGGTTGTAATTACCTATCATTCCCTTGAGGACCGTATCGTAAAGCAGTTTATGCAGCACGAAGCCAAAGATTGCATCTGTCCGCCGGAAGCGATGGTTTGCAATTGTTTACATTCGGCTGTTTTGAAGTTGATTAATAAAAAAGTAATTACTCCTTCTCTGGAAGAAATAAGCCAAAATCCGCGCAGCCGCAGTGCCAAGCTGAGAATTGCCGAGCGCACCGAGGCCCGTTTGGAGCAGGGCGGGATAGAGGAAAAGAAATCCAATCCTTGTAAAAACGATAACTTTTGGCAAAAACCTTCGATGATGAAGGATGTTTGTGACGTTCTTTAACTTTGTAAATCAGTACTGCCATGATCTCTGATAACGGGGGTCCGGTGTATGGGAAAAATAAAAATAAAATAACTAATAAGTAAATAAAAACAAGGAGAGGAGGAACCAGATGAGTAAACGATCTATAATAGCTTCGATTGATGTTGGCACTACTAAAATCTGCACCACCATTGCCGAAACAACCGGTAACGGTGATGTTTATGTTGTCGGTGTTGGGATTACCCCTTCAAGCGGTTTGCATAAAGGGTTAGTTGTCAATATAAACGAAGCCAAAGAGGCGATTCGAAGTTCGGTCAGAAAGGCGGAGCAGTCCTGCAATTATAAGATTGAGTCGGCATACGTCGGCGTTACAGGCAGGCATGTGGATTCGGTAAATAATACAGGGGTGGTGGCGATAACCCGCAATGACAGGCTGGTTAGGCCGGATGACTTGAAAAGGGTCCTTTCGAGCGCTCAGGGGATTAAAGTCCCCAATGACAGAAAACTTTTACATGTGATTCCCCGCGGCTACTCCGTCGACGGACAGGCGGGCGTCAAAAACCCCGTCGGTATGTACGGCTACAGATTAGATGTCGAAACACATATTATTACTGCTGCCGCAACATCAATTCAGAACTTGGTCAAATGTGTCAGAGGCATCGGCCTTGATATCGATGACCTGGTGCTTGAACCGTTAGCTTCCGGTGAAGCCGTTCTCTCGGAAGATGAAAAGCAGGTCGGTGTCGTCCTTGCCGATATCGGCGGCGGTACAACCGATATTTGTATCTTTAAAGACGGCAGTATTTGGCACAGTGCAATCTTACCGGTTGCCGGTTATCAGCTAACGCGCGATATTGCTATCGGTCTCGGGTTACCGTTCGAGGTTGCCGAAGAAATGAAGCGCCGCTACGGTAGTGTTATGCCGGTCTATGAAAGCAAGATTAATGCCAACAGCCCGATTTCAGAAGACGGACACGGCGTTTCCTATAACGACCTGTGCGATATTATCAGAGCCAGAGTTGAAGAAATTTTAAGACTTACCCTCCTTGAGATGCCCGGATCGGATTATGAGTCGCTCGTACCGGCAGGTTTGGTACTTACCGGCGGCAGCTCTAACCTCTCGGGGATTGAGGTTCTCGGACGCGATATCTTAAAACTCCCCGTTAGAGTAGGGTTACCCAACCGTGTATCCGGAATTACGGATTCACTTAACGATCCTGCATACGCAACAAGCGTCGGGTTGCTTTTGTGGGGCGCCAAAAACCAGAATACCAAAAAATGGAAGGGCAACTGGTTTAAGGACAGAATGAAACAAGTTACCAGCAAGCTGGTACAAATATTTAAATAAAATTAAGAATATAAGAAGGGTAGGAGGATAAAAATGGCTAAGACAAGTTTTGTACCAAATCCGGCAAAAATTAAAGTTATCGGCCTTGGCGGCGGTGGCTGTAATGCCGTTACCCGCATGGTCAGGGAAGAAATTCAGGGCGTTGAATTTATAGCAATGAACACCGACGCGCAGGCACTGGCTATAACGGAAGCCCCCATCAGAATTCAGCTCGGAGAAAAATTAACTCGCGGGCTTGGTGTTGGCGGAGACCATCTCAAGGGTCAGAAAGCAGCGGAAGAGAATAAGGACGAATTAAAAGACCTTATTACAGGGGCCGATATGGTCTTTATCACCGCAGGCATGGGCGGCGGTACCGGAACCGGTTCCGCATCCGTAGTGGCCGAAGTTGCCAAGGAGAGCGGAGCTCTTACGATTGCGGTGGTTACCAAACCGTTCACTTTTGAAGGCGCACATCGCACCGAGGTTGCTAAAGACGGTATCGCCAAATTGTTACCGAAGGTTGATACCCTTATTATCATCCCCAACGACAGATTACTTGACCTCTGCGATCAGAAAACCGGCGTTGACAGCGCCTTTAAGATGGCAGATGATGTTTTACGCCACGGCGTACAGGCGATTTCCGAAGTTATTACCGTCCCCGGCGTAATTAACCTTGACTTTGCCGATGTAAAAGCGGTTATGAAAGATGCGGGTCCGGCTTGGATGTCCATCGGACGCGGCACCGGCAAGAACCGTGCGGTTGATGCAGCCAAAGAAGCGCTGGCCAGCCCGTTACTGGATGTAACCATTGACGGCTCAAAGGGTGTTCTCTTTAATGTTGTCGGCGGTACCGATCTTTCACTCTATGAAGTCAATGAGGCGGCGGAAGTAATCAGACAGGCAGTTGATGCCGATGCCAATATTATCTTCGGTGTAGCCACCGATCCGAGTATGGGCAGCGATGTCAGGATTACTCTTATTACCACCGGCTTTGTTACCAAGACAGAGTTCTCCGATTCAACCGAGGAAGATGAAATCACCAAGCAATTGAAGAACATCAGGACCGAGGACGAATTGGATATCCCGACGTTTATCAGACAGCCGCTCTATAAAAAACAGCAGGTTGTTACTCCGGTTGACAGGATTGTCCATAACGAAAGAAAAACCAGGATGTGGTTTCAATAATTCGATTTAAAAGTCAATCGGATAAATAAGACTTAATAAAAAGCCGCAGGCTCTAACGCCTGCGGCTTTTGCGTTTTTAGATTGTCTTTGCGAGGAACGAGCCCTTGGGCGAGCGACGTGGCAATCTCGCTTTTATCATACTGCTTTTCCCCTTTTGTCATCCTGAATGAAATGAAGGATCTAAGAGGACGGGAAATGTAGACTATGAGGCTGCCTCGGAGTCAAATAAGAGGCATCGTCTGGATGTGATTTGGTAACCGAACACTGCACTATTCGCTAACCCCTAGATTCTTTGCCATGCTCAGAATGACAATAACAGAAACGTCTTTGCGAGGAATGAGCCTTTGGGCGAGTGACGTGGCAATCTCCAAGGAATTTAATCTATATGAGATTCTTCGCTTCGCTCTGAAAGACAGTGGAGTTTATTTATTAGAGATTGCTTCGCTGCGCTCGCAAAGACAAAGAAGAGTTGTTTCCTCCTCTTTATCAAAATAGTCTTGCAAAGACAAAATATTCCCTCTTCTTTTACTCATTAGAAACGGCCTTACAAAGGCAAATTACTGACTAAAAACAACACTTCAAAAAATCTTTAACAATGCTTGACATCCACTACATATTGTGGTACCCTTGCAACGCTAATACTACATAGCGAGGTGG
Above is a genomic segment from Dehalococcoidales bacterium containing:
- the mraZ gene encoding division/cell wall cluster transcriptional repressor MraZ; translation: MFFGEFGYRMDEKGRIPLPPRFRAQLKDGLVLIPGVDSCITAYTMPEWAKISESLNSKNGITPSRLRQLNRALFSNAFHLNVDGQGRISLPVQLREHAGIEEEVIVVGANNYLELWNKVAWENEKASSREKMWDIIESMEENREADR
- the rsmH gene encoding 16S rRNA (cytosine(1402)-N(4))-methyltransferase RsmH: MRSYKVHVPVMLQEVIDGLAVQPGGRYIDCTAGTGGHSAAIMKYSSPGGQLLGIDADPIAVEAARKRLVGYGNSVVIENDNFVNLEKVCNKYEFKPVHGILLDLGISSLQLDRSGRGFSFQYAAPLDMRFSPEQEVTAADIVNTYSEEELARIIRNYGEEPRSNRIAGRIVSERPFTTTVELAKTIERAVGFKRGKIHPATKTFQALRIAVNDELAHLEQTLKQAVNLLGYGGRLVVITYHSLEDRIVKQFMQHEAKDCICPPEAMVCNCLHSAVLKLINKKVITPSLEEISQNPRSRSAKLRIAERTEARLEQGGIEEKKSNPCKNDNFWQKPSMMKDVCDVL
- the ftsA gene encoding cell division protein FtsA gives rise to the protein MSKRSIIASIDVGTTKICTTIAETTGNGDVYVVGVGITPSSGLHKGLVVNINEAKEAIRSSVRKAEQSCNYKIESAYVGVTGRHVDSVNNTGVVAITRNDRLVRPDDLKRVLSSAQGIKVPNDRKLLHVIPRGYSVDGQAGVKNPVGMYGYRLDVETHIITAAATSIQNLVKCVRGIGLDIDDLVLEPLASGEAVLSEDEKQVGVVLADIGGGTTDICIFKDGSIWHSAILPVAGYQLTRDIAIGLGLPFEVAEEMKRRYGSVMPVYESKINANSPISEDGHGVSYNDLCDIIRARVEEILRLTLLEMPGSDYESLVPAGLVLTGGSSNLSGIEVLGRDILKLPVRVGLPNRVSGITDSLNDPAYATSVGLLLWGAKNQNTKKWKGNWFKDRMKQVTSKLVQIFK
- the ftsZ gene encoding cell division protein FtsZ is translated as MAKTSFVPNPAKIKVIGLGGGGCNAVTRMVREEIQGVEFIAMNTDAQALAITEAPIRIQLGEKLTRGLGVGGDHLKGQKAAEENKDELKDLITGADMVFITAGMGGGTGTGSASVVAEVAKESGALTIAVVTKPFTFEGAHRTEVAKDGIAKLLPKVDTLIIIPNDRLLDLCDQKTGVDSAFKMADDVLRHGVQAISEVITVPGVINLDFADVKAVMKDAGPAWMSIGRGTGKNRAVDAAKEALASPLLDVTIDGSKGVLFNVVGGTDLSLYEVNEAAEVIRQAVDADANIIFGVATDPSMGSDVRITLITTGFVTKTEFSDSTEEDEITKQLKNIRTEDELDIPTFIRQPLYKKQQVVTPVDRIVHNERKTRMWFQ